The sequence ctataagccacatcactgccaaaatctaatcacttggtccttgtgtcatttctgaccttccctgaaaatttcatccaaatccgttactctgtttttgagtaatgttgctaacagacagacaaacagacagacaaacgccgatcgtcacataactccgccacgttccctGGTGGAGTAAAAAGCTATATGGACATTCAGCCTAAAGCTAAACATTTATTCTTTACTAGACATAACACATAGTGACAAACGTTTtacaaacttttctttttaaagtatgAGACAGTTAAATACGTAGAAccacagcaagaaaaaaaatcccggCCACGTGTCATACTTGCTCTTCTTGTCTGCAGGTATTTTTCCTCCATCCACCTCTGCTTCATTATCATCTGTAGGGCTCTGAGGTTCTGAACGAGGAAACGCAGTCTTCAGGGTGTCCACAATGGCATTTACCACAAtctacacatgcaaacacacacatgcactgcaTTACAAACTATGGACCCAAAGATGTATGGACGTACTGTTCTTCAAAATAAACTTAATggtacaacaaagaaaaaaaagttaggTCTTGTGCTCACAACGCTGCAATGCAGTCTGACTACACAAGGTGAgttagctgtttttgttgtgtacACATTCAGCAGGTGTGAGCACCAACTAATCACAAGATTTAGTTCACCATGTCTTCTTATCCTTCCCCGAACCCTACTTCAATTAAAGGATCACATTTTGACACAGTAATTGATTATACATTGCAAATGGTGCTTGACATGCCGACACAACAGGAATTCAGGGAGCATGCCAAACATGGGAGGAGCACTGGGTGCAGTGCACAGATGCACAAGGAGCCTGCTTGACTGGCTTTCGATAAATGGAGTCATGGAACTTTTTGATTGCACCTCATGGTAATTATCACACATGCTGCAGTTCATAAAGTCAAATCTAATTCAGTAGCATCGTAATAAGATAATCAGGAGCAAACCTTGTCTATGCGCGACACAATGAAAGGCTTCTTGACAAAAGCGATCCTGGCATCTGTATTGAGAGCGAGAAACTCCTGCATCTCTTCACTGTTGGCTACTTCAGGGATGGCACACAGTTGCTGAAAAGATCAAAACAGAAGAAAccaaaaacaacctgaaatgttACACTGGGCCAACAAATCCaaaattaatgtaataaaacatgaaacagtCCACCAACTTTTAGAAAGGTCTCAAGGAGTCCTTTCCTCGCCTCAATCTTGTCACTGTCCATGTTTCCAAAAGGCATGTCTGGGAATACTTTCTTTGGACCTTTCACACCTGAAACACAGTCAGAATAGTCAGGCTTAATTATACATAAAATCAGTATTGATATCCAAGATTTCTACCACAAATCTTGGCCAGTGTGTAGGTAACACATAGATATCTAAAACACAGACTGAAGCTATACAgtcacacattttcacacactaGAAGCTCCAAACAGCTACACAGGATCTAAAATGTTCACTTAAATACTGGCATAACTTAGACAAGAATGTGGCGAGCTGATTAAGACTCCATCTCCTATACCTTTGATAAGTTTCCGTAGGTCCGTTCTTTCTTCTAGCCGTGTTTGCAGGTTGAGGAATTCGCTATATCGTCTGTTGACCATGTGATAGGCTACAGGCTGAACAGATGATGGATTCTCACAACCTGTCTGTAGAGCTTCAGCATCCTCACACCCTGGCTGGATGCTTCCTGGGTTTTCACAACCCATTGCTGTCTCATACTGAAAAACAGCATAACCTGTTAGGACTTACATACTTTACTGATTTCCAAAATAAACGTTTATTATGAGgaacatgctgctgtttgtaAAATGTCTTAGTGAGGATAATGCGAGTGCCTACTGCCACGTAGTATATTGTGAAACCAATTTCTCAGCATTcacaaaactattaaatgtATGACATTTCCCCTCtcaatttaaaatgttgttagagacaaaaatggatttaaaaatgcaacagaaattaaaaacaagatCAGTTGCAATTTTCATATCGTTGCCTCTTATGTCCAGTGGGAAATTAAATGTCTTTGAGCTGAAGTGAAATACATGCAGTTAAGTCAGTCTTAAGACGATGATGTCAAATGTAGCTCTGAAGAACAACAATAAACCTGTAATTTGTAAggtaataaatatattaatcCATGACACATTTCACTGTTGCATCTTCCAAAAACCATTCCATatggtaaaaatgtgacagtgcTGTATTAGCTTTGCAGAAAAGTAGACCTAAAGGCTAATTTGTATTTCTAGTCTCAGAAAAGTTCTTTAGCTTTTCAGCAGTTTTGCTCATAAACTCAATTATGAGTaaatttttaagcaaaaatttttttaaaaaaaggaaaaagcaattTCATCACTTTTTACAAGATAAAATATGATGCTTTCCTGTAATTtatgactgtaaaatgactaaCTTTGGGTATTGAGCTAATGTTTACATTAAAAAGCAAGTAGaacatctctctgtctctgcaaaTATTCTAGGAtagtttttcacaattttcctGCAGTCTTCATCACTGCTTTTGTTGGTGCATTGTTATGTTTGTTGGCGCATCTCCCCCAACGAATGTGAAACCACAGAACAGTTTAAAACCAATGAAAGGATATGAATCACGCCAGCCACATGCTTGTGTGTCCATGTACACATTCACAATGCAATATATGAACCTGATCACAAAAACATGGCTTCATAGCACTAGTAGTCAAAACTTCCATAGTTGAAGaaggcagaaatctggaaaacgCAACAACCCACcaaaatttgaatttatatAGCTGTCCTCCTGAAGCAGATTTAAACTCCGGTCTCCCAGGTAAACGTCTTTCGTTTAACCTATCGTGCCACCCCATCTTGCTCTCACTGCTGATTTTGGCGCTGTTCACATTGTCTCATCTAATCAGTGAAAAGCCTTGTGATTGTCTAAAAACTTTTGTCACTCTCAAACGGAGCCACTTATACCTGTAACTTTTAAAGTGATCTTCGAAAAATCTCTTGGGGTTGTATCTTTGGTTCAAAAATCACCTAAGTCCCACGAAAAGTGCACCCCAACATAAGgctgcagaaaacaaataatgacaactgaacagagaaaaagagaaacacgTATAGAATATGTAATCTCCTTACTTTGATGGTGTACAGTGTGTAGGGGTGCGAGCCAGTGCCGCGATGTTCCTTAGCTGTGATGGTGCCAGTGATGCGGAGGTTCTGAATGATAACTGGACCTTCAGGGCTGCTGAGAGGCTCAAAACTGAACGTCCCCATTGGGGAACAGCCCTGCAGTGGACTGACAACAGTGAGCTCATTGGGGTTCCCCATCCCTGTCTGTTCTACACCCAGAAGTAGCTCTCTGTTTGGATTTACTGCAGGGGAACTGCCTTCCCTCTCCAGCTCCAGCAGGTTGCTCATAGTGGGAGTACCCTCTGCTATCCTGGCTGAAGAGGGACCACTGCCATTTGGATGCTCCACTGGTTCTGAATTCACCAGGACTTTAGGGAAAGAGCCATCCACTGGACTGGGGCAAACATTCTCCAAGTCCACGGCACTGTTGTTCTCAACAAATGTGCCGcattctttctgtctgtcataCAGACCTTCCTCTTGCCCTACCATGACCAAGGAATCAATGGAACTCCGTTTATAATCAGCCAATGGAGAATCCAGGTCAGAGTCATTTTCCTGGTAGAAAGGATTTGACTTGCTTCCTCTCATGAAACGCCTTAAAAAGGGTTGAGTAGTTTCATCTTCTTCAGTGTTATTGTGTGGAAAGTCCACCTCGTCTGACTCAACCACATCAAATGCAGTGAGCTCAGGCATGgctgtttctgtgtgattgATCATTTCAGTCTCTGTTCTTTGTAGAGGAGCTTCACTATTTTTCTgagctgcatgtgtttgttgtaGCGGAGCGAGATCTGATTCAGCAGGTGGTGCTGGTGGCAGTGGGGATAAAGCCGTTGTCTCTGTTGCTATTGTCTCCTGCAGTTTGCTGGAGTTGCTGAATATTGCTATCATGAGGAGGTTTAACCAGTCAGGGTCAGACAGTTTATCAATGAGAGGAAGCAGGACATTGCAGGTTATGAGCTCTCCGACGACAAATCGACCGGTGCGGGTTTCCAAGTGAGGTGACGGCACCAACACATGTAGCAACAAATCCACAACTGCTCTGACATAGTTGACTTCCACCATGTCACTGGTCATGGCAAGGTGAGGTTTGGTAACACTGGAATATGCTTTCCATAGCTGCTGGCTCTCAGTGCTCTGATTAGCTGTCAGGGACATCTGCTGCTTGGTCACCAGCTCTTTGGCTCTGATATAGTCCTGCAGGTGGCAGCCAAACAGGTCTAGGATCCTCTGGGTCAGCTCCTGCAGGAATTCAAAAAGTAACACATCCCATTAAAGAGCATTTGTGgttttcaaatttaaatgtgagTCTGTCTCTTTATTCATACATCATCTcaaatcattaaatgttttgaacaTTGAAATATGTCAGTTCGAAAgataaaaaatctttttcagctgaaatactTCAAGACCATAAACCTGTGATGAGGGTTCATACCTTGCTTCAGTTTGAGCCAGTAAAGGCCCTGAATGCCTGATGTTTTTGAAACACTTATAAATCATTACAGCTATACATGAAATTAATAACCCATCATTGAGCTTTTGACATTCACTGTAAACATAACAATGCATATGAAAGAAACGTCTGTGTAATTTAAAGAAAGTTCCAAGCAAATAGACTATGAAAGATCACGTGTTAAAGTAACAGTGCTAAGTAATACACTATTAAAACACTAGCTTTCTCCATAAATAAATCCAGCTACACACAATCcacatgaaaagaaaatccTTTTCTCCTCAACATGTACATCTTAAAAATTGGTTATACTGTAGAAAGCAGCACACTGTAACACATTTTGAAAGTTCCCTCCTCTGATATCTTATAAACTCAGTACCTTTCTCTCAACATGTCTTGCACGCAGTTTCAGCTCCATTGCCATAGAGATCATGGCCTCCTGAACCTCTGTTTCAAAACCACTCTCAGATGACACAGTGGAGTACCACGAAGTGACAAAGTCCCTGATGATTTTCCTCACTGTGTTGTGAATCTCCTGATCCAAGTGATGCTCATCCTCTACAGATGGTGGAACCTGAAATTTAGCACGTTTCACTTGTCAGTATGCTTTACTGCCATGAGAGTcaggttaaaaatgctgccAAAGAATTAAGgatgatgtaatttttaaaaaagaagaaagctaGCTCTTTATTAAGTGgaagaaatacatttaaaatgaaatcgcattttttaaagaacaactGAGTAGCACAAATAACAGTAGAGAAGAGTAattatgtgttgtgtgtgtgctatGTCGAGATACTCATCATGTTCAGTGATGATTTAATAACGTGCCCCTCTGATTGTGCCATACAGCCCAATAAAGTGCAGCTACGTTTGCTACATGAGCCTCTCTTAACACATTCTATTGCTTTTCATTGTTGTCTAGTTCTGTTCTCAGGACCAGCCAACAGAATGGACAGATCCTGGGTTTGTAGGGCCTGAAATCTGAGTTTGTCTGGGGGACTTCCTTTGAGATTTGAGattctttatttgtttacaaTCAGTGGGTGATGGAATAATTATGCCCTGCATGCATTGgttggtgtttttatttggaTGCTTAATATGGATCATAGAAGCTGATCAGTCAGATTACACTGTCCGACatttaacaaatacaaaatgagTGGCAATCATACTAGTGCTAGATATGAGCCCCTGCATCTTGAGGCTAAAGTCATCTTTTTTTCTAATCATGTCAACAAATACAAACTGAAACTAACACTGGAGTTGTAAACTATGTTTAATTGTACATTTTACCTGCTCCAGGGTGATAAATCTCTCCAGGTGAATCACACTGTTGGACTCCAGCACAGCCTGCGAGCCGAGCCAGCCACCTAGCACCACCAGCAAGCTGGTGAACATGCACAACAGCCAGATGTTGACCAGCAGGTGAAACAGCACTAGCCATGCCAACACCACACCAAAGCCCAACAAGCTCCTCTGTCCCAACACCTCAGCCATGGCACGGCAGGGGTTAGCGTCTTCACACCCTCAAGGAGAGAAGTGGAGATCACGCTTGCCAGAGTAACATCACACCTTGAAAAGCAAAACCAATGGAGAATGTCAGGGAATTCTGCGATGTCGAGAGATGAATGAGGAGGCAGACTCAGAGACACTGAAGACTCAGATGGCTTGTGCTGAGAATAAGGTGTACTGgtatcaggagaagtgatacaaccagcaacacagtaatgtgagcactggcagcatcaactctgaggattctcttcaaCCTTGGGTATATATTGAGATGGGAGGAATGCCAGATTTAGATTCCAGCCCAATATTGCtcaattttattgttgtttatttgatCTCATTACCTCCtgactgtactgtatatatctTGCCTCTTTTGCATATCTTGGAATTCTTAATATAGTTTTGTTTATATGTACATTCGATTTTCTTATTCATTGTTGTTAATTTagctcagtgtttctcaaatagtggggcgcgcccccctgggggggcgcagaggcatgtcaagggggacgcgggcgactgggaggaaaaggtccttcaacacggaactaattagcagAACTactgttttaacgtcggcctgtttttcgcggcgtacaacaatactgaaattgtgctggccccatagactgtatatgccatagatataaaaaaatattaataataatgatcttctgtatatatctatggtatatgcactggccgttcagactccgaagtacagactccagagaacaggagaacgcatcgttaatgtgcagtcggaacaccagcgtactcgatcacgtcacatactcggctcatctcctccgattatttttaccagcaatgtcaaacatacggcctgtgggccaaaaccggctcaccagacggtccatttcggcccgcgggacgactttacaaatgataaaaattacaacaacattagctgtaaattgtaaatttgtaaaattgtaaatttaaaataatttctagaacttgacaagttgttctgatcataaagtaaaatactagattgttcagttccagatacctgtgactgaatgttttgtgtttttgtagataaactgtgatctggcagttacaatgcatttTATGATGAACTGAgacataataggctactgttgaaacaacttgttttccttaagaaatttcaggttcataatattttgtaaaaagacacttcattaaatgtgaacattttcagaatgtacttttttttttaaactaaaacaaaggggaaaagttggagttgtggttatttataggttattatgctgtgattttactggtggggttatgtggtccctggactaaaatgagtttgacacccctgatctttactgtgaaaaacaacaaaatggaatcagaaaaaataacacagccctgcatattcatgttttcacagtttatatatatatatatatatacacacacacacacacacacacacacacacacacacacacacacacacacacacacacacacacacacacacacacatacacacacacacacacacacacacacatatatatatatacacacacacacatatacgcaCAAAGTTACTGGGGGGGCAcggaagttttttgtcctccaaaggggggcccgacagaaaaaattaaaaaatttgagaaccactgattTAGCTGGTTTCAATGCACCGTTCAGTGGCAGGTacttatattttcgtcatgcccccatgtatgatgatAATAAatgtattctattctattctattctatcctaTATGGAGACAGCTTGTCTACTCCATAACATCAGACTATACAATatctaaacttaaccaagttcTGTTTTTTCTACAGCAGTTGCCTTTCTCTCATGTATCTTCTTCTGCAGCATCTGCTTTTCTCAGGGTCATATTAGGGACAGAGAGGGCCTGAATGAGCTCCCAACCTCAGTTGGGGAGAAGCAAATAGGAACAGGGGTCAGAGGTGACTTATAGGTTCAACAACTTGATTTAAGGTGACTGTAGTTGACAGATGCGACCTGCATGATATTCTGGAATgtcttcagctaacagctgTGAGGAAATACCTCAATTAGGGGAAagagagtattttttttctacacagaGAATATAGCTTTAGTATAACATTCAAACCAGATTGTGAATCCTCACTGAGTGCGAATTTGTCATCTATATGAAGTACAGAGGATGAATATATGCACAGACAAGCCTGCATGAACTCCCAATGAACTCTgcactaaaaatgtttttaggcTAGAACTAGACTCCATGTTTTGGAAACTGAGCCTTAGAATATAGATCCTGGCTCTACGAACCAACTGCTACTTACTGTGTATTTAGAGATAATATACAAGATAAACATAATATTCaccaaactgattttaaaagttGATTTCAAACAGTACTTATACATACAAAACGGGGATATTATCTGCTGCTTGCTTTTACAGTAACTGCAGCAGCTGCCCCCAGAATGACAAGTATCTCATTTGAATCTCGTGGACACCATTTGCAAATCCACAGCATATTTATGCTAGCTGCTAGTTTTCATAATGCTTCACTAGTACACAAACGTTTAAACGCTTGACTAATAAAACCAGCCGGTGTTTACTCACACTGGTAgtagtttctttgtttttatcgGTCCTAATAACCTTCACCAGACAGTAGCATGGCGGACCGCTGTTATCGATGATACATACCGTTTTTTTTCTGGTGAGAAAATGTCACGCCAAACCGCGCACAGAAATTGACAATTTACCGTTTATTTGTTGCTTGACGCGTATACGTCCAACAAACACGGTTTGACATACATACTGGCGACATAAAAAGCAACAATTGAAAATTCGGCATACCAGGTGGTCGACCTGGAGCAAtatatttgacatattttgtatttaatgttgaCGCTGTAACACTTCCTCAGTCACCTCCTTCCACGGTCAGCTAGTCATGGATGAGGAGTAGCTGGATGTGAAAGTCGGAGGGAGTTTTTGGCAAATCATTGTTTCTTGGCGTGTAACAAATAAAGCCGAACTGTAGACAAGATGCTGTTTATTTAACAGAGGTCTGCAATTATATTCTGCGAGATGTGGTCATTTGTAAAAACGCGTACCAACCTTTACCAGCTAAACTGTTTGCTAGGGGTATGTAGTGTTACGCTGAGAGCCACAGAGTGAGGTTTCCGAGGCTTGGACTGAGGCTACAGCTTTAGGAGTGGATTGGCATCGTGCTGTAGTTACATTTTAACCAAAGAAGTAAgctaataaaaagaaaaaaaccacaCTGTCACCTGTTCGAGCTGTCACGGCTCTCAGTAGAAGGTCTCGTGAGCGTCTGGACGGCTGTTCCTTTTGCTTTGTTTACTTCCTACGTAATGACGTAAGTTCTGATGACGAAGCCTCCTCATGGCGCCATGCACCATGAGCGCGAAAATGATCTGTCACATAATATTCTGCAATAAAGACATAACATTTTGACAGAGCGCCATGtcgaaaagacagaaaaatctgtattgTTTGTCTCCAACAACTACATCTCCCATTAGGCTTTGCCAACTGCTAAGGCTCATGGGACATGTTGTTTAAGGCGTGACAGGACCAGCAAAAGCATCTTTTTCAGGCACTGGTCAATTTCGAGATCTGGCTTCTACCGAACTAGTGGaaagaaaacatctaaagtACACATTTAGTAGTTTATTTAAACACACTGTATCTATTAGGCATTTATGCAAATTAGCACATAGTTAATGAGCTATTGcctcattttatatttaaacaaaaacaataataatctgAAAACTTACGAAAGataattgttttattgtaagtGATCCGCTGAGACGGTTTTATGGTGATATTCATTCTGTAAAATGGTTACCTGTAAATGGTTTCCAGGTTTATTCCAAAGCAATATTCTGAAGCTTTAACAAAGGGGTTTGTGCATATATCTTTTACATGCATAATTTGgagaacattttattcattgaaatatgaaattacagtattttctgatttatagaGTGatttatattgatgtaaagacATATCCGATATCCCCTTTGTAAAATCTATAATATACTATAATATGCcagcaaaatgaaacaagaatgTTGAAGCTGGCTTCTTCCTATGTTCAGATTTGtgtctggatattaatgtaaatAATGCCACTTTTAGACATGatgctttatttacatatttaaacacagtatttcagaaaagtcaaaatgcaaaaataatatatttttttactgtaagtGAACAACTAGGAAAGTTTTATGGTGATGTTTATTAGGGAAATAGTTTTATCTGTAAATGGTTTTTGAGTGGAAGTTCTCCAGTGGCACTTCCACACACCAGACTTTCCAGTTTGATCTCTATATATATTCTGTAGGTTTATAccgaggtttttttttttttcacatttcattcaCTGCCTGATTTGTAGAACATTTTATTAGATATCCACAACAAATCATCAAAATCCCCTGCTGAAACCTTTGGCAccaataacaaaagaaaatctgaagTGAACAAAGTTAACGAAGAATTCTGAAGCTGGCTTTATTATAAAATATTCTAATTACTTTTCCAGAACTGTATGCAAATCAGGGAATTCTAGACATATAATAcctcatttgcacatttaaacagtttctgaaaacatgtaaacagaaaatcattgttttgttgtaagTTAAACTGTAGatctttgattttaaaaatgtactgacGTGTGTACGACTTAAGTTTAGCTGTGTTTAATCAAACTTCTTATACAGTATCATAAAGACTGTAAAGATGAAACCTGCTTTGAGATGTTCTGGAAACCAGCTGCTGATTAATGTTAGACTGACCCACAGCCTGCAGCCAAAAGAAGGAAACTAAAGTCAGGATGGACACAGTGTGATGTCTCAACTCGGTGGATGTTCTAAACAtaacaaggaaacttggaacaGAAATGTCTTACATATACTTATGTAATTTAAACTGCAATTATCTTCTGAGCTTTGACGACAGTTTATGAGCTCTCTTGGACTTTTACATGGTGGTCTTGCGTGCATAAGCAAATGATAAGAGCGAGTGGTCGAGAAAATGTATACCTGATCGACTGAAACTTACTGAGCTAAAAATCAACAAGACATTATGCCGCCTCAAAATGAGTAATGCTGTCCACAGTGGAGGTGCACTTCAGGAGGAACAAGTCTCCACCCTCTCCTGTATGCATCAGTGGAACTGATCTGGCGATTGTATAGACTTACAACTACCTGGGAGTGAGTCTGGACAACAAGCTGGAGTGGTCCACAAACACAGAGGCTGTCTACTAGAGCGGTCTGAGCCGGATCTACTTCCTCAGAAGGCTCAGGTCCTTTAATGTATGCAGCAGCATGCTCCTgatgttttatcagtttgtGGTGGTGAGTGCCATCTTTACTGTGCTGTGCTAGGGTGCAGGCATCAAGGTGAAGGACGACAACAGACTGAATAAACTGATAAGGAAAGCCCAGTCTGCTGTTGGCAGTCAGTCGGCCAccctggaggaggtggtggagcagaggaTGCTGACCAAGCTGCTGGCCATCATGGACAACACCTCCCACTCCCTCCATAACACTGTGGACAATCTGAGGAGCAGCTTTAGCAACAGACTGAAATAAGCCTGCAGCTCCAAGGAACGGTACAGGAGGTCATTCCTCCCCACTGCAGTGCATCTATGTCTGGCAGATCACAAAAGGACTCTATCACTCTGCCTGCTGATGAAACTACTTTACATTCCACACACTTTACATTCTAACgttcatttaatcatttaatctGCACCTGcttatgtcatttgcacatctaCGCGCATtctgttcatttgcacatttctgtattacTTAGATattcttgtatattttgttgattttttttatttctactattactttattttattttacctttactTTATACCATAATATTCTgagttgtcttattgtttacccccTTTGTTGACTATCCATGCTGCTGTTACaactgaatttccctctggagatgaataaagtcagtctaagtCTAGTGCTGTCAGTCTGGCCACTCTTATAAAGCCATCACTGTCTCTACCAGCTCTGAAGGGAAATGTCTTGACATTAAAATTAGCTGATACCGTTCTTGCTGGTTTCATTTCTTTCAGCTCACTCTTCTTCTAGTATGCCCACACAATTTTCCAAACCTACATTCAGCAGATTGAGTGGAGTGACTTTATAGCTAAGCCTTCTGTCTGGTTTCTCAGGGTACTGGGACAGCTTACCTTACACATTATACATTAACATGGCTGACTTAACACCCAAAGCCTCATTAGTTCAATGACCTCCGTGTTTTCCCATATACTGACAAACAATATGTGAAGTAAAACCTAACTCATGACCTTGAACAATGCTGCGTTCAGCTATACATctcctgagtagttttataACCTGTGAATCTTACCTGAGCTGCAATAAGCTGCTGAAGTAAGTGTCTGTCTTTGTGAGTCTTCTGCTGAGTCCTCATTGAGCGCTGACACCAGACGGCAGTCCGTGAGAAGTACAGACATCTTTTGTTCCTCACAGGTACGATATGATCACTTTATTCAAATTATAACTCACACCTGTCTGATGCCTCCGTTACTGGA comes from Amphiprion ocellaris isolate individual 3 ecotype Okinawa chromosome 7, ASM2253959v1, whole genome shotgun sequence and encodes:
- the snx19b gene encoding sorting nexin-19, which gives rise to MAEVLGQRSLLGFGVVLAWLVLFHLLVNIWLLCMFTSLLVVLGGWLGSQAVLESNSVIHLERFITLEQVPPSVEDEHHLDQEIHNTVRKIIRDFVTSWYSTVSSESGFETEVQEAMISMAMELKLRARHVERKELTQRILDLFGCHLQDYIRAKELVTKQQMSLTANQSTESQQLWKAYSSVTKPHLAMTSDMVEVNYVRAVVDLLLHVLVPSPHLETRTGRFVVGELITCNVLLPLIDKLSDPDWLNLLMIAIFSNSSKLQETIATETTALSPLPPAPPAESDLAPLQQTHAAQKNSEAPLQRTETEMINHTETAMPELTAFDVVESDEVDFPHNNTEEDETTQPFLRRFMRGSKSNPFYQENDSDLDSPLADYKRSSIDSLVMVGQEEGLYDRQKECGTFVENNSAVDLENVCPSPVDGSFPKVLVNSEPVEHPNGSGPSSARIAEGTPTMSNLLELEREGSSPAVNPNRELLLGVEQTGMGNPNELTVVSPLQGCSPMGTFSFEPLSSPEGPVIIQNLRITGTITAKEHRGTGSHPYTLYTIKYETAMGCENPGSIQPGCEDAEALQTGCENPSSVQPVAYHMVNRRYSEFLNLQTRLEERTDLRKLIKGVKGPKKVFPDMPFGNMDSDKIEARKGLLETFLKQLCAIPEVANSEEMQEFLALNTDARIAFVKKPFIVSRIDKIVVNAIVDTLKTAFPRSEPQSPTDDNEAEVDGGKIPADKKSKSRLKFSSKNIPFMNGSDIRPQVLLSCDQTSTVFKRMSLRGLQEFITEQEIVSVRAEPEREGSLVLGEFPSLTLGCLDDDLSGKQSQEHASETALAEVALNILCVLMKEQWSWLCTENIQKTIRLLFGTLINRWLDVSVANLTCTRYWVVYLQVIQEAVWPCGALPTGPRLERSQQQKHNTKQEALHCLMRLLPDLVSDMLGSEKYKLSWQTALDSFQDPYINRHLVYCLFDLLLEFLVPETPEEDFQRSLLQTLSKNPEKLLA